TAACGTCTCGCCCGAAACAGTCAACTGCCGGTGCTGCACAAACGAAGCCGTGCCGGAATTGAAATACACCATCTGCACAAAACGAAAAGGCATTGTCCCCGAAACGCTGCGGCCGATTGTGACGAAGCGTTCATTCTACAAAAAGGAAAAGAAGAGACTGAAGAAGTCGGGAGATGAACGCTGGCACATCTACGACCGGCGACAGAATGCACTCAAGTGGATGCTCGTCACCTGTTTTGGATATTTGGGATACAAGAACGCCCGCTTCGGCAAAATCGAGGCGCATGAATCTGTGAATGCTTTCTCCCGCGACGCCATCCTGACAGCAAAGGAAATTGCCGAGGCGCGGGGGTACAAGTTTCTTCATGCCATTATAGATTGCATGTGGCTCAAAAGAGATGGCGCAACGGAAGAAGACTACGAGGCACTGTGTACCGAGGTAAGCACAAAGACGAACATCGAGATTTCTCTTGAGGGCATTTATAATTGGATTCTCTTCCCTACTTCAAAGATGGATCCGAACATCCCGACGGCGAACCGTTACGTTGGATTTTATACGAACAAGGAGATCAAGGTCCGTGGGATTGAAGTCAGGCGACGTGACACGCCGAAGTTTATCAAACGGATGCAGGGAGAGATGTTGGAGATTCTCGGCGAAGCCGAAAACATAACTGACGTGAAGATGCTGGCTCCTGCCGCTCTTGCAAAGGCCAAGGAGTACGTCGAAATGCTTCGTTCGGGAAAGGCCGATCCGTTGGAGCTGGTCATTCGGCGACACATCTCACAGGAAGCTTCCGAGTATAAGAACCGAAGCGCTAACGCTGAAGTAGCAAAAGCGCTTGAAGAAGCCGGCATCAAGTTGCAGCCGGGAGAATCCATTGAATATATCCTGCTCGACTCGACAGGAAAGAAGAAACCTGAAAAAGCAAAACCGCTATCATTATACTCGTTCGACGACGGATACGATATCGAGAAATACGTTGAGATAACATTCAAGGCCGTTGAAACGCTTCTGTTGCCGCTGGGATATGATGAAAAGACGCTGAAACAAGGTTTCGGAATGAGGATTCAGAAACGGAGAAAGCCTGTCTCTACGCCGTTTCTTCTGCCACAGTACGTGGAATAAGCCGCTTCCGCAACTTGACTCACGAGCCGAAGGTTCGTATATTGTTGCACACAAAGATCGCGGGGTGGAGCAATTGGTAGCTCGTCGGGCTCATAACCCGAAGGTTGCAGGTTCAAGTCCTGTCCCCGCTACAAACCCAAAGGGATAACTTACTGATTCTACATAAGTTATCCCTTTTGTATTGTTCGGGTAGGTTCAAATTTTTTCCTTTCATGATTTGCCTCCCTCCTTCCGCAGTTCATCTTCTACATCTTACACACTGACTTCGTTTATCTCTCCACACTTGACAATGGAGGTCCGTTATGCTATATTACTTTGCATAACAAAGTACTTTGTAACAATAATAGGTACAGCATGAATAACCCCGGACAGGATCTCTCGGAGATTCGATCAATGATGGAAAAATCCTCACGGATATTGTCGCTGAGCGGCGTTGCGGGGATTGCCATCGGATGCGTTGCGCTCATCGGAGTAGGGTATGCACAGTATATTCATACGCGGGTTCCTCCTGAAGACCTGATACACCATCTCGTTAGTGATGCCATCCTTGTCCTCCTTGTTGCGATTGGCCTTGCTGTCATTTTCTCCAGCCGTATGGCCAGACAAAAGGGCCTGCCGGTCTGGAACGCAGCCGCAAGACACTTGGTGACGGAACTCGCCATCCCTCTTGCCGCAGGCGGAGTTTTCTGTATCTCTTTGATGCACCACGGAGTCTACTTACTCCTCCCGGCGACGATGCTCGTCTTCTATGGCCTGGCACTCTTTAGCGCAAGCAAGTACACAATCACTGAGGTCCGGATTCTCGGCATAGCACAACTTGCACTCGGGGTTCTTGCAATGTTTGTCCCGGAAGATGGATTGATCTTCTGGGCACTCGGTTTTGGCATCGGCCACATTGTATTCGGACTACGGGTCTATTTCAATTATGAGCGATGAGCAGTTCAATTGAAAATCTGAATAAGGTCTTTGAAAACCGGATCCGACTCGGCCTTATGTCTTCTCTCGTCGTGAACGATGCGCTCGATTTCAACTCTCTCAAAGGGCTTCTTGGCACAACCGATGGTAACCTTGCATCGCATGCGAATGCGCTTGAAGAGGAGGGCTATGTCAAGGTCAAGAAGTCGTTCCGGGGCAGGAAGCCGCTCACAACCTATTCTGCAACGGCAGCAGGACGAAGAGCATTTGCCGAACATGTTGACGCGCTTGCACAACTTCTCAACATCCCGAAATGATTCATCAACGAACATTGTCAATGACTTCTTGATACGATCCGGAAATAGACCGGACAAATGAAACGATGTGTTATGGAGAATCTTATGAACGATAGCTGGTTGAAACGATCTGTCATGTTGCGAATGACCATCATCGGATGTTTGACCCTTGCGATGCTCATCCCCTCCGTCCTGGTGATGGGCCTGATTTCCGAGCGTGAGCAAACACGCAACAGTGCAATCGCCGAGGTAAGCGAAAAGTGGGGAGCCCGGCAAACCATTGCAGGACCGGTATTGACATTGCCGTTCAAGCGCATGATCCGAACAGAAAAAGGAGACGCACGCACCGTGATTGAGCATGCTCAACTACTGCCTGCGACGTTGGCAATTTCAGCAAACGTATCTCCGGAAGTACGGTACAGAGGAATCTACCAAGTGACCCTCTACAATACAGTGGCGGACATACGGGGAACATTCACGTTGGAAGGGCTTGCTGCGCTGAACATCAAAGCGGAAGATGTCGTATGGGAAGAGGCCTCACTCACATTCGGCGTCAGTGATCTGAAGGGCGTCAAGGAAGCCATCAACGTCCGGTGGGGCAACAAGGAATTCCCTGCCGAGCCGGGTGTCGGCGCCGACAATTCGCTACGGTCCGGCATCAACATAAAGCCGGTACTGTCGCCCGGTCAGCAACACGATGAGTTTGCCGTAAAAGTCAACTTGAATGGCAGCGACCAACTGCAATTCGTCCCTGTTGGAAAAGAGACGAACGTGACGGTCTCCTCATCGTGGAAATCGCCCAGTTTCGTCGGCAGGTTTTTGCCGGATCAACGCACCGTTGGTGAGGCGGGGTTCGATGCGAAGTGGAGCGTGTTGCATCTCAACCGCAATTTTCCCCAACAGTGGATCAGCGAGCGCCTCTCCGGTGAGAACGAAAAGATTCAGTTCGACCAATTCGCATTCGGCGTGAAACTCATCTCACCGCTCGACCAGTACCAGCAAACGCTACGTTCGGCGAAATATGCGATTATGTTCGTTGCACTGACGTTTCTCGCTTTCTTCCTCACGGAAGTCCTCACGAATAAAGTCGGCCATCCCGTTCACTATGCACTGATCGGATTCGCCCTCGTGTTGTTCTACTGCCTACTCCTGTCGCTCTCAGAACACATGTCTTTCCTGCTAGCCTACGTTACCTCAAGCACCGCGATCGTCCTATTGATCGGCGGATACTCACGCAGCGTGCTCGGCACAAACCGGTTTGCAGCAACAATCTCATCGTTGCTTGCACTGCTGTACACGTTTCTCTTCGTGATATTGCAGGAGAAGGACTACGCCCTTCTGT
This region of Bacteroidota bacterium genomic DNA includes:
- a CDS encoding transcriptional regulator, with amino-acid sequence MSSSIENLNKVFENRIRLGLMSSLVVNDALDFNSLKGLLGTTDGNLASHANALEEEGYVKVKKSFRGRKPLTTYSATAAGRRAFAEHVDALAQLLNIPK
- the creD gene encoding cell envelope integrity protein CreD, whose amino-acid sequence is MNDSWLKRSVMLRMTIIGCLTLAMLIPSVLVMGLISEREQTRNSAIAEVSEKWGARQTIAGPVLTLPFKRMIRTEKGDARTVIEHAQLLPATLAISANVSPEVRYRGIYQVTLYNTVADIRGTFTLEGLAALNIKAEDVVWEEASLTFGVSDLKGVKEAINVRWGNKEFPAEPGVGADNSLRSGINIKPVLSPGQQHDEFAVKVNLNGSDQLQFVPVGKETNVTVSSSWKSPSFVGRFLPDQRTVGEAGFDAKWSVLHLNRNFPQQWISERLSGENEKIQFDQFAFGVKLISPLDQYQQTLRSAKYAIMFVALTFLAFFLTEVLTNKVGHPVHYALIGFALVLFYCLLLSLSEHMSFLLAYVTSSTAIVLLIGGYSRSVLGTNRFAATISSLLALLYTFLFVILQEKDYALLFGSTGLFAVLALVMYLTRKIDWFTVGKSEGTA